A region of Drosophila suzukii chromosome 2L, CBGP_Dsuzu_IsoJpt1.0, whole genome shotgun sequence DNA encodes the following proteins:
- the Flad2 gene encoding FAD synthase, whose product MKLVAQFWPRVWHSQLKNRGLHVPPVEVKRLNDQLKDKLQHSTELIRRAMSLYKPNEIMLCFNGGKDCTVLLDILAKNKPPSMPLRAVYVKSADPFEELEKFVDDCVDRYGLQMRRYEGVLKLAFQQLVAEDPQVRAMFLGCRRSDPGGGNLHEMLPCDNGWPPMMRIFPLLNWSYHDIWSYLRSNNLPYCCLYDQGYTSLGDRSSTRLNPSLLVYNEQLDKMIYRAAYELEDIRLERANRDEQGQATVGESKQ is encoded by the coding sequence ATGAAATTGGTAGCTCAGTTCTGGCCCAGAGTATGGCATTCTCAGCTTAAGAATCGCGGTTTGCATGTTCCACCAGTCGAAGTGAAAAGATTGAATGACCAATTGAAAGACAAGCTTCAGCACTCCACAGAGTTGATAAGAAGGGCAATGAGTCTGTATAAGCCAAATGAGATTATGCTGTGCTTTAATGGCGGCAAGGACTGCACAGTCTTGCTGGATATTTTAGCCAAAAATAAGCCACCATCGATGCCACTGCGAGCGGTGTATGTAAAGTCCGCGGATCCCTTCGAGGAGCTGGAGAAATTCGTCGATGACTGTGTTGACCGGTATGGACTACAAATGCGCCGCTACGAGGGTGTTCTAAAGCTGGCCTTTCAGCAATTGGTGGCCGAGGATCCCCAGGTGCGGGCCATGTTCCTCGGCTGCCGTCGCAGCGATCCTGGGGGTGGCAATCTCCACGAGATGCTTCCCTGCGACAACGGATGGCCACCGATGATGCGGATCTTCCCACTGCTCAATTGGAGCTACCACGACATCTGGAGTTATTTGCGGTCCAATAATCTGCCCTACTGCTGCCTCTACGACCAGGGATATACATCTCTGGGGGATCGCAGTTCAACGCGCCTGAATCCCAGTCTGCTGGTCTACAACGAGCAGCTGGACAAGATGATCTACCGCGCGGCCTACGAGCTGGAGGACATCCGCCTGGAGCGGGCCAACAGGGATGAGCAGGGTCAGGCCACAGTGGGCGAGTCCAAGCAATAG
- the LOC108012155 gene encoding uncharacterized protein has translation MAISTPNTKPQQPGKMTKQKHKSLYNPLKSETSSHSAKMGEMWNKPYMGIIIFCIVVSNGMAIPTELARYTQLGQGPLTEANNSVVSTTNNLGLNLDTSSPAPDFEYALLGEDPKDQQWFRVSLTPKTNKTGYRAQFATRKHPPFDSQVAHRHDKTIQDLLNWLDRSEDQSLLKVYRDLLAYTPQAESSQEFPHGNEIEKEVKVLRKQGCQRHDHRLFLVEEEGTSTTTSPPPGQSQPQSANNLVYFIKGLK, from the exons ATGGCGATTTCTACGCCGAACACGAAGCCCCAGCAACCGGGAAAAATGACAAAGCAAAAGCATAAATCACTATATAACCCACTGAAGTCAGAAACTTCGTCGCACTCAGCGAAAATGGGCGAAATGTGGAACAAACCGTATATGGGAATAATAATCTTTTGCATAGTGGTCAGCAATGGAATGGCCATACCCACCGAGTTGGCCAGATACACTCAATTGGG ACAAGGACCATTAACGGAGGCCAACAACAGTGTAGTGAGCACCACGAATAACCTGGGTCTTAATCTGGACACGTCCTCTCCAGCTCCGGACTTTGAATACGCCCTTCTGGGTGAGGATCCGAAGGATCAGCAATGGTTTCGTGTTAGTCTTACCCCGAAAACCAACAAAACGGGCTACCGGGCACAGTTCGCCACCCGGAAGCATCCGCCCTTCGATTCGCAAGTTGCCCATCGGCACGATAAGACCATTCAGGATCTGCTCAACTGGCTGGACCGTTCCGAGGATCAGAGTCTGTTGAAAGTTTATCGTGACCTCTTGGCATACACGCCGCAGGCAGAGTCATCCCAGGAGTTTCCCCATGGCAACGAAATCGAAAAAGAGGTAAAGGTGCTAAGAAAGCAGGGATGCCAAAGACACGATCATCGACTGTTCCTTGTGGAAGAAGAGGGAACCAGCACTACAACATCACCACCACCAGGGCAAAGTCAACCCCAGTCGGCAAACAACTTGGTTTATTTCATAAAGGGGCTTAAGTAA